Genomic DNA from Candidatus Sphingomonas phytovorans:
CCCGCACCGACGAACCGAGCTGGGGCTGGTGGATCGCCAACGGCAATTCGACGATGTTCGAAAGCTGGGGCCTCGGCAGCCGTTCCCGCGACCATCATTATTTCGCATCGATCGGTGACTGGATGCGCCAGCGGCTGGCTGGCCTGAGGCCGGGCGCGCCGGGGTACAAGGTCGTGCTGGTCAAGCCGGCGATCCCGGACGGGCTCGCCAGCGCCGAGGCAGCGATGGAAACCGCTTATGGGCGCGCCGCGACGCAGTGGCGGGTCGAGCAGGGCAGGCTTGTTCTGCGGGCCGAGGTGCCGCCAAACGCAGGCGGGGAGATCTGGGTGCCGACTCGTTTCGGCGCCATCGCTGCCCCGGCCGGTGCGACGCTGGCCCGACAAGAGACGGGATATTCGGTCTATCGGACCGGCCCCGGAATTCACGAATTCCATGGAGGAGACGCGCGATGATCCGTCCACTGATCGGGCTTGCTCTTCTGGCGGCGGCGTCGTCGGCAGTGGCGCAGGAGGTCCGCACCGACTCCGGGCCGGTCCGCGGTGTTGGGGTCGAAAAGGTGGTGGCCTTCAAAGGCATCCCCTACGCGGCGGCTCCCACGGGGGACCTGCGCTGGCGGGCGCCCGCCGCGCCGGCACCCTGGAGCCAAAGCCGGGACGGATCGAGTTTCGGGGCGGATTGCCCACAAAATGCGCTTGCCGGTGTCACCGGCAGCGGTCAGCCGAGTAGCGAGGATTGCCTGTTCCTCAATGTCTGGACGCCCAGGCCGGTGGCGGGCGGCAAGCTTCCGGTGATGGTATGGATCCATGGCGGGGGCTTCGTCAGCGGATCGAGCGCGCTGGCCGAGACTGATGGTGCTAGGCTGGCCGGGCAGGGCGTGGTGCTGGTCAGCTTCAACTATCGGCTGGGCCGGCTCGGCTTCTTCGCGCATCCGGCGCTCACTGCCGAGGCTGCGGGGAAGCCCACCGGAAACTGGGGCCTGATGGACCAGATCGCGGCGTTGCAATGGGTGCGAAGGAATATCGCTGCCTTTGGCGGCGATCCGGCGAACGTCACGATCTTCGGCGAATCCGCGGGGGGTGAATCGGTCTCCAGGCTGATGGCATCGCCTGTCGCGGCGGGCCTGTTCGCCAAGGCGATTTCGGCCTCGGGCGGCGGCCGCGACAAATGGCCGGTGCTTGCGGCTGCGGAGGCGAAGGGAAGCCTTTTCGCTCCAGGCGCGACTGTAGCGGCGTTGCGTGCCCTGCCGGTTGCGACCGTGCTCGGTGGCATCAACATGCTGAGCAAGGAGGAGGATCGCTATTCGGGTCCGATGACCGATGGGGCGATCGTGACCGGCGACGTCGATCGCCTGTTCGCTGAGGGCAAGCAGGCACATATCCCGTATATCGTCGGCAACAATGACGACGAACTCGGTTTCGTGCCGGCGGCCTTCCTCCCGATGGTGAACGCGCCGGCGCTGGCCGGATTGGGGGCAGGGGCCGCCGCGGTGACGGGGGCCTATGGTTCGCCGGAAAAGGCCCAGCGCCATGTCGCCGCCGATATCATGTTCAGCGAGCCGGCCCTGGCCCTCGCGCTCCGCCATGCAAAGGCGGGATCGCCGACCTGGCTTTATCGCTTCGGCTATGTCGCGGAAGCGAAACGGAAAGACGGTATCGGCGCTGGCCATGCGACCGACGTGATTTTCCAGTTCGGCAATCTGGCGAAGGGCGATGTCGCGCCCAGCGCCGCCGACCAGGCCGCGGCTGGCCTGTTCGCGAGTTACTGGACCAATTTTGCCAGGACCGGCGATCCGAACGGGAAAGGGATTCCCGCCTGGGGACGGGTCGATGCCAGGACGCCGAGCATGATCGAGATCGGGATCGGCGGCACCCGGATGGTGCCGGCATCAAGCCCGGTGCTCAGCGCCATCGCTACCGCTCGCGATTCCGCCAAGTGAAGGTATTCGATATGCGCCGCCTGCTTGTCCTGTTCGCCCTGCTTTCGGTGACCGCTTCGGGGGACGCCCAGGACGTCGTCCGCCTTCGGGCGGGCACCCCTGCGACGCCCCAGGCGGAGGTGACGGAGACCCGCTTTCCGTTCGGCAAGATCGTCCGCAATGTCTCCGATGCGACGCTCACCGCCTATCTCCCCGATCCGGCGATCGCGACCGGCACGGCGGTGATCGTCGCGCCGGGCGGCGGCTTTCACATGCTGTCGATCGAGAGTGAGGGCGCTGCGGTGGCGCGCTGGCTGAACAGCATGGGCGTCGCTGCCTTCGTGCTGAAATATCACCTGGTGCAGACCGATGACGGATTTGTGCCGCGCTTCTTTCAGCTTCTGACTCATCTTCCGGAGCTGGCCGCGGTGGTCAAGCCGGTGCGCCCGGCAGCGACCGCCGATGGCGAGGCCGCGGTCCGCTATGTGCGCGCGAACGCCGCACGCTATGGCGTGAAACCCAACCGCATCGGCATGCTTGGCTTCTCCGCGGGCGGGGCGGTGACGGTATGGACGATGCTGGCCAATCATCCCGCCAGCCGACCGGACTTTGCCGCGACCATCTATCCCGGTCTGTTGCCTGATCCGATCGCCGCGCCGAAAAAGGCGCCGCCCCTGTTCGTGCTGGTCGCCGATGACGACGCGATCGCGCGGGGGGACAGCGGCCGGCTCGAGGCTGCGTGGCGCGCCAGCGGGGCAAGTACCGAATTCGTGACGTACCCCAAGGGCGGCCATGGCTTCGGCATGGAGACCAAGGGCAAGCCGACCGACGAATGGACGGCGCGGATGCGCGCCTGGATGCAATCTCAGGGAGTGTTGACCAAATGAGCGATCTTGTCCGGTACGGCTCGCTTGGAGCCTTCGCGCTGCTGGCCGGTTGCGCCGCGCGCGACAATGCCCCGCCCGCGATCGCGGTGCAGAAGGTGGCGACGTGTGAGGCGCTTGTCGGCCTGCCGCTCGGCAATGTGCGGATCGACACGGCGGTGCCGGTCGCCAAGGGAGCTACGGTTTCCACTGACGCGGGCAAGCCCGGTTTGCCGGCGGCGGGTGCCTTTTGCCGGGTCCAGGCGACGCTGACCCCGGTGAAGGGATCGTCGATCAAGGTCGAGGTCTGGCTTCCCGAGCGCGCCGCGTGGAACGGTAAGCTGCTCGGTGCCGGCAATGGCGGGTTCGGGAGCAACCTGACCGTGCCCTCGCTGCTGATGCGGGGCGGGGTCGAGAAGGGCTATGCCTCGGTCGGCACTGACATGGGGCATTTCGGCGAGAGCGACGTCGACGGGAAATGGGCGCTGAATGCGCCGGAAAAGATCAAGGATTTCGGCTGGCGGGCCAATCATCTGGCGGCCGAGACGGCAAAGAAGGTAGTCGCTGCCTATTACGCGACGCCGCTTGCCGCGAGCTATTTCCATGGCTGTTCGGACGGCGGCCGCGAAGCGCTGATGGAGGCGCAGCGTTATCCGGACGACTATGACGCGATCCTCGCCGGTGCCCCGGCCATCCCCTGGACCCGGATGGCCAGCGCCTTTGCGATGGATCACCTGGCAGTATTCGGCCGTGCCGAATCCAGCATTCCGAACCCCAAGCTCAAGCTGCTGCAGGCCGCCTCGCTGGCGAAATGCGACAAGCTCGATGGCGTGGCAGACGGGGTGATCGATGATCCGCGTCAGTGCCGGTTCGATCCGGTGGTGCTTCAGTGCAAGGCCGGCGATGGGCCCGATTGCCTGACGGCGCCCCAGGTGGAGGCGGTGCGCGCGCTGTATCGCGGCCCGGTCGGTACGGACGGCAAACCCTTCTATTTCGGGACCCAGCCCGGCGCCGAGGCATTTGCCGGGACCTGGGATTTGTGGCTGACCGGTCCTGCGGCGCAGCACGGCAAGTTCTCGACCGAGTTCATGCGCTATATGGTTCATTCGAATCCGGACTGGCAGGTCTCCAGTTTCGATCTGGCGCGCGACTATCCGCTGGCGAAGCGGTTGCAGAGCGAGAATCTCGATGCCGACAATCCCGATCTGCGGGGTTTCTTCCGCCACGGCGGCAAGCTGATCCTCTATCATGGCTGGCAGGATGCGGCGATCCCGCCGGAGAACACGATCGACTATTATCGCCGTGTGCAGCGGGCCAATCCCGCTGATGCCGCCAAGTCGACGCGACTGTTCATGGTGCCGGGGATGTCGCATTGCCTGACAGGCCCTGGCCCCAATGTGTTCGACGCGCTCGGTACCCTCGATGCCTGGCGGCAGGGTGGGGCAGCGCCGGAGCGGATGACCGCCACCAAGTTCGACAATGATCTGTTCGCGTATCTCGGTCTGCCGGCCAAGCCGATCCGGACCCGGCCGCTCTGCGCCTTTCCCAAGGTGGCGCGCTGGAACGGCACGGGCTCGACCGACGATGCGGCGAACTTCAGCTGTTCGGCGCCGAGCAGCTGATCATGGCACCGTTGAATATCAGCCATGTCCGGGGACCGGCGGAGCCGCCGCTGCTCGATATGACGATC
This window encodes:
- a CDS encoding alpha/beta hydrolase, which translates into the protein MKVFDMRRLLVLFALLSVTASGDAQDVVRLRAGTPATPQAEVTETRFPFGKIVRNVSDATLTAYLPDPAIATGTAVIVAPGGGFHMLSIESEGAAVARWLNSMGVAAFVLKYHLVQTDDGFVPRFFQLLTHLPELAAVVKPVRPAATADGEAAVRYVRANAARYGVKPNRIGMLGFSAGGAVTVWTMLANHPASRPDFAATIYPGLLPDPIAAPKKAPPLFVLVADDDAIARGDSGRLEAAWRASGASTEFVTYPKGGHGFGMETKGKPTDEWTARMRAWMQSQGVLTK
- a CDS encoding carboxylesterase family protein → MIRPLIGLALLAAASSAVAQEVRTDSGPVRGVGVEKVVAFKGIPYAAAPTGDLRWRAPAAPAPWSQSRDGSSFGADCPQNALAGVTGSGQPSSEDCLFLNVWTPRPVAGGKLPVMVWIHGGGFVSGSSALAETDGARLAGQGVVLVSFNYRLGRLGFFAHPALTAEAAGKPTGNWGLMDQIAALQWVRRNIAAFGGDPANVTIFGESAGGESVSRLMASPVAAGLFAKAISASGGGRDKWPVLAAAEAKGSLFAPGATVAALRALPVATVLGGINMLSKEEDRYSGPMTDGAIVTGDVDRLFAEGKQAHIPYIVGNNDDELGFVPAAFLPMVNAPALAGLGAGAAAVTGAYGSPEKAQRHVAADIMFSEPALALALRHAKAGSPTWLYRFGYVAEAKRKDGIGAGHATDVIFQFGNLAKGDVAPSAADQAAAGLFASYWTNFARTGDPNGKGIPAWGRVDARTPSMIEIGIGGTRMVPASSPVLSAIATARDSAK
- a CDS encoding tannase/feruloyl esterase family alpha/beta hydrolase, with protein sequence MSDLVRYGSLGAFALLAGCAARDNAPPAIAVQKVATCEALVGLPLGNVRIDTAVPVAKGATVSTDAGKPGLPAAGAFCRVQATLTPVKGSSIKVEVWLPERAAWNGKLLGAGNGGFGSNLTVPSLLMRGGVEKGYASVGTDMGHFGESDVDGKWALNAPEKIKDFGWRANHLAAETAKKVVAAYYATPLAASYFHGCSDGGREALMEAQRYPDDYDAILAGAPAIPWTRMASAFAMDHLAVFGRAESSIPNPKLKLLQAASLAKCDKLDGVADGVIDDPRQCRFDPVVLQCKAGDGPDCLTAPQVEAVRALYRGPVGTDGKPFYFGTQPGAEAFAGTWDLWLTGPAAQHGKFSTEFMRYMVHSNPDWQVSSFDLARDYPLAKRLQSENLDADNPDLRGFFRHGGKLILYHGWQDAAIPPENTIDYYRRVQRANPADAAKSTRLFMVPGMSHCLTGPGPNVFDALGTLDAWRQGGAAPERMTATKFDNDLFAYLGLPAKPIRTRPLCAFPKVARWNGTGSTDDAANFSCSAPSS